In Cyanobacteria bacterium GSL.Bin1, the following are encoded in one genomic region:
- the dcm gene encoding DNA (cytosine-5-)-methyltransferase — MNKKFIDLFSGAGGMSCGLEMAGFQCLLGVDHDAIAIETFQINHQNAKTIIGDLREISIEKIQEAVGYQKIDLICGGPPCQGFSTIGQNNHQDQRNFLFWDFLRIIKSLCPDYVIMENVTGLLSRRNEPTLKVILDSFTKIGYRVDIKVLSAHHYGVPEKRRRTILLANRFQVTNLYPEILFTDSEEGEDNLSLPRTVDWAFNHLKTDNNQILNHDLEKAQITNSLEKKRLSYIPEGGSIRYEKDQKAYLPPELWFDIDWDKLLERRFREAKLRRLDRAACAGTINTSRTTFYHPTEDRYLTAREAAAIQSFPANYVFCGTVTQQWRQIGNAVPPLMAKAIGQAILQLDQEKENMEKAIDFPKIDSVRANAFTYRKPKNETSQLVQLELF, encoded by the coding sequence ATGAATAAGAAATTTATTGATTTATTTTCAGGGGCTGGTGGAATGTCCTGCGGATTGGAAATGGCAGGATTTCAATGTTTACTGGGGGTTGATCATGATGCAATAGCCATTGAAACATTCCAAATCAACCATCAAAATGCTAAGACGATTATTGGTGATTTAAGAGAAATTTCTATCGAGAAGATTCAGGAGGCAGTCGGTTATCAAAAAATCGATTTAATTTGTGGAGGGCCGCCGTGTCAAGGATTTTCTACCATTGGTCAAAATAATCATCAAGATCAACGAAACTTTTTATTTTGGGACTTCTTACGCATTATTAAAAGTCTCTGCCCAGATTATGTAATTATGGAAAATGTCACAGGACTTTTATCGAGAAGAAATGAACCAACCCTAAAAGTGATTCTTGATAGTTTTACGAAAATCGGTTACCGCGTTGATATAAAAGTCTTATCAGCACATCATTATGGTGTTCCTGAAAAAAGAAGACGAACGATTTTATTAGCGAATCGCTTTCAAGTCACAAACTTGTATCCTGAAATTTTATTTACTGATTCTGAGGAAGGGGAAGATAACCTCTCCTTACCTCGAACAGTAGATTGGGCATTTAATCATTTAAAAACAGATAATAATCAAATATTGAATCATGATTTAGAAAAAGCTCAAATTACCAATTCCCTAGAAAAAAAACGTTTAAGCTATATCCCAGAAGGAGGAAGTATTCGCTATGAAAAAGACCAAAAGGCTTATTTACCGCCTGAATTATGGTTTGATATTGATTGGGATAAGCTATTAGAAAGACGTTTTCGAGAAGCGAAATTAAGACGGCTTGATCGAGCCGCTTGTGCCGGAACAATTAATACTAGTCGCACAACCTTTTATCATCCGACAGAAGACCGATATCTCACTGCAAGAGAAGCAGCAGCAATTCAATCGTTTCCTGCAAATTATGTTTTTTGTGGAACGGTTACCCAACAATGGCGACAGATTGGAAATGCAGTTCCGCCGCTGATGGCGAAAGCAATTGGTCAAGCCATTTTGCAGTTAGATCAAGAAAAAGAAAACATGGAAAAAGCAATCGATT